Proteins encoded within one genomic window of Syntrophorhabdales bacterium:
- the rpoN gene encoding RNA polymerase factor sigma-54, which produces MLELKQTQKLAQQLVLTPQLQQAIKLLQLSQMELIEAIEQEIKENPVLEIEEEPAAAAEEKEVQKKEEIAEWLERFSPSEDFLGREEKDYPDYENIVKKASDLRDYLRWQVGVSDFGSDERLWGEWIIENINDNGYLASPLDEISEVSGVPVESLERVLLKVQKLDPAGVGARDLKECILIQYREQGEKDPVFEEVVNSYFEFFRKMDLKEIAKKSGHPMEKIREVFDRIKSFDPKPGRNFESDQTIYVVPDVYVVKTEDGTFDVLLNDDGIPELRMSSYYMSMHGDEKLNGDARDYIKKKIKQAEWFMKSLEQRQKTLYLVSKSIVDFQSEFFEKGIRYLKPLILKDVAHYIGVHESTVSRITTNKYMGTPSGVYEMKFFFTTGVGSEYGEAVSTDAVMDLIAEIISKEDRKNPLKDEEIVALLKNQHSIKIARRTVAKYREVLHIQSSRERRRLD; this is translated from the coding sequence CGATCGAGCAGGAGATCAAAGAAAACCCTGTCCTGGAGATTGAAGAAGAGCCGGCGGCTGCGGCGGAGGAAAAAGAGGTCCAGAAGAAAGAGGAGATCGCAGAATGGCTGGAAAGATTCTCGCCGTCTGAGGATTTTCTCGGCAGGGAAGAGAAGGACTATCCCGACTACGAAAATATCGTTAAGAAGGCAAGCGACCTGCGCGATTACCTGCGATGGCAGGTTGGCGTCTCCGACTTCGGCAGCGACGAACGTCTTTGGGGCGAGTGGATCATTGAAAATATAAACGACAATGGCTACCTTGCCTCCCCGCTGGATGAGATATCGGAAGTCTCCGGTGTACCGGTCGAATCGTTGGAAAGAGTGCTTCTCAAGGTGCAGAAGCTGGATCCGGCCGGTGTCGGTGCCAGAGACCTCAAAGAATGTATTCTGATTCAATACCGGGAGCAGGGTGAGAAAGACCCTGTCTTTGAAGAGGTGGTGAACTCCTACTTCGAATTTTTCCGTAAGATGGATTTAAAGGAGATCGCGAAGAAATCGGGTCACCCCATGGAGAAGATCAGGGAGGTATTCGATAGGATCAAGAGTTTTGACCCTAAGCCTGGCCGCAATTTTGAGAGCGATCAGACCATATATGTGGTACCTGACGTCTACGTGGTTAAAACGGAAGACGGTACCTTTGATGTTCTTCTTAACGATGATGGAATACCAGAACTGCGCATGAGCAGTTACTACATGAGCATGCACGGCGATGAGAAATTGAACGGCGACGCCCGCGACTACATCAAGAAAAAGATCAAACAGGCCGAGTGGTTCATGAAGAGCCTGGAACAGAGGCAGAAGACACTCTACCTCGTCTCCAAGAGTATCGTCGATTTTCAGTCGGAATTCTTCGAGAAGGGCATACGCTACCTCAAACCGCTGATACTCAAGGATGTTGCGCACTACATTGGAGTCCATGAATCGACCGTCAGCAGAATAACCACGAACAAGTATATGGGTACCCCGTCGGGGGTATATGAGATGAAGTTCTTTTTTACCACCGGCGTGGGCAGCGAGTACGGAGAGGCTGTTTCAACGGACGCCGTCATGGACCTGATCGCTGAGATCATATCCAAAGAGGATCGGAAAAATCCCCTCAAGGATGAGGAGATCGTCGCCCTTTTGAAGAATCAACACAGTATAAAAATAGCCCGGAGAACAGTAGCAAAATACAGGGAAGTGCTACATATCCAGTCGTCAAGAGAGAGAAGAAGGCTGGACTGA
- the raiA gene encoding ribosome-associated translation inhibitor RaiA: MDLSISFRHVTPDETLKRYVEEKLVRLQKYVETPLDVHVVLSIERTYRQRIDVMFTLNGAVINAHEVMDDMYAAVDRIVDKLEVRLKRFREKIKRYREAKPQFVGAAPEEESAKIFVTKPVDAKPMDPEEAAMQLAASGNNFIIFRGIERGNVCVMYKRKDGNYGLIETAGRIS, from the coding sequence GTGGATCTGAGCATAAGTTTTCGTCACGTTACGCCTGATGAAACCCTGAAACGATACGTCGAGGAGAAGTTGGTGAGACTTCAGAAGTACGTCGAAACTCCCCTCGATGTTCATGTGGTGCTATCTATAGAGCGGACCTACAGGCAGAGGATTGATGTGATGTTTACCCTCAACGGTGCGGTCATCAACGCCCACGAAGTGATGGATGACATGTATGCGGCGGTCGATCGCATCGTTGACAAGCTCGAGGTGAGGCTGAAGCGCTTCAGGGAAAAAATCAAGCGATACAGGGAGGCGAAGCCTCAATTCGTAGGCGCCGCGCCCGAGGAAGAAAGCGCGAAAATATTTGTTACGAAGCCGGTTGACGCAAAGCCCATGGACCCGGAAGAGGCGGCAATGCAGCTGGCCGCATCGGGGAACAATTTTATAATATTCCGAGGTATCGAACGAGGAAATGTCTGCGTCATGTACAAGCGGAAAGACGGTAATTACGGCCTTATTGAGACCGCAGGAAGAATTTCATGA
- a CDS encoding PTS sugar transporter subunit IIA yields MNIGDALRETCVIADLKGQTKEEVLTELVSSLKETGLIESVEEGVRVILDREKLGSTGIGDGVAIPHGKMKDLQSVLCAFGRSAKGIDFGAVDGQPVHIFFLLLAPEASTGLHLKMLSRISRIVRDAPFRKKLMEEVHAPQVFKDIVEEDKKFSG; encoded by the coding sequence ATGAATATAGGTGACGCCCTTAGGGAAACCTGTGTTATAGCCGATCTCAAGGGGCAAACAAAAGAAGAGGTTTTGACGGAGCTTGTTTCATCACTGAAGGAGACGGGCCTGATAGAGAGCGTGGAGGAAGGGGTCAGAGTAATTCTTGACCGTGAAAAACTGGGGAGTACCGGCATAGGTGACGGGGTGGCCATCCCCCACGGGAAGATGAAGGACTTGCAAAGCGTTCTCTGCGCATTCGGGAGGTCAGCGAAAGGTATCGATTTTGGAGCCGTTGACGGCCAACCGGTGCATATCTTCTTTCTGCTCCTTGCGCCCGAAGCAAGCACAGGTTTGCATCTAAAGATGTTGTCAAGGATTTCCAGGATCGTGAGGGACGCCCCCTTCAGAAAGAAACTGATGGAAGAGGTGCACGCTCCTCAGGTGTTCAAGGACATCGTGGAGGAGGACAAGAAGTTTAGTGGATGA